AGCCCTCCATCGAGTTCGACGCAGCTCACCCGCCGATCGTCGGGCAGAGCTGCGCCTGCGCCACCGCCCTCCTACAGCGTCGGGATGTTCGCGAGCAGCTCCTTCGTGTAGGCGTGCGTCGGGTTGTTGAGCACCTCGTCGACCGGGCCGTCGTCCACTATCTCGCCACGGTTCAGCACGGCGACACGTGACGCGATGTGGCGCGCCAGCGCGATGTTGTGGGTGACGAAGAGTACCGTGAGATCACGCTCCTCCTGCAGTGTGTGGAGCAGCGAGATGATGTTCGCCTGCACGGAGACGTCGAGCGCCGACGTGATCTCGTCGCACACGAGCACCGACGGCATGTTGACGAGGGCCCGCGCGATCGCGGCGCGTTGCCGTTCGCCGCCCGACAGGTCGCCTGGCCGCCGGTCGTAGAACTGCCGCCCGAGCTGCACGGCGTCGAGGGCGTCACGCACGCGTTCGCGGCGCTCTTCCGCGCTGTACTCGCTCGCCATCTCGAGCGGCACGAGGAGTGACTGCCCGAGTGTGCGGCGCGGGTTCAGTGACGAGAACGGTGACTGGAAGATGTATTGAATCTCGCGCCGCTGGAGCTCAGTGCGACCCCGTGTGGACTTCGCGAGCTCTTCGCCCTGGTAACGGATAGAGCCCTCGTAGCCGCTGAGCAGGCCTGCGATGGAACGGGCGAGGGTCGTCTTGCCTGATCCTGACTGGCCGAGGAGGAGGGTGCTCTCGCCCGCCGCGAAATCGAGGTCGATCCCCCGAAGCACCTGGTTCTTGCCGTAGGAGACGTGCAGGTCGCGGATCGAGATCCGCGCTTCCGCCGAGACTGGAGCGGCTGGGCTCCCGGCGCTGCTCACACGCGACACGCCTTCGGGCCCGCGGCCTGATCGGGACACGACCTTGTCTGGGGCAGTGTGCTTGAGGATGTCGAGCTCGCCGGTGAGGAACTCTGCGGTGCGCGCGTCCATCTTCGAGAGCTTTCCGAGCTGGTTCTTGCCCGCGAGGTCTGGCACGGCCCTGAGAAGCCGGCGGGTGTAGTCGTGCTGCGGTCGCACGAGCACCTGACCGGTGTCGCCGACCTCCACGATCTCGCCGCGAAGCATCACCGCGACGCGATCCGCGATCTCCGACACGACGGCGAGGTCGTGGGTGATGTACAGCCCGGCGACGCGGTTCTTCACGGTCATGTCTCGAATAGTGTCGAGCACCTGCTCTTGCGTGGTGACGTCGAGGC
Above is a window of Leucobacter aridicollis DNA encoding:
- a CDS encoding ABC transporter ATP-binding protein, translating into MTQQSPVAPIETDAQKNGTAWQLRMSADEPILEVDDLTISAAATGLAVVSDVNLDLRAAEILALVGESGSGKTTVGLAVLGHIREGLAHTGGTVTLYPSDSPDPAEMLTLGESARRQLRGARVSYVPQDPALSLNPSMRVGAQIREVLDIHGFGASEADRTDRVRSVLREVGLPDSDEYQRRWPHQLSGGQQQRIGIAMAFAMYPDVIVLDEPTTGLDVTTQEQVLDTIRDMTVKNRVAGLYITHDLAVVSEIADRVAVMLRGEIVEVGDTGQVLVRPQHDYTRRLLRAVPDLAGKNQLGKLSKMDARTAEFLTGELDILKHTAPDKVVSRSGRGPEGVSRVSSAGSPAAPVSAEARISIRDLHVSYGKNQVLRGIDLDFAAGESTLLLGQSGSGKTTLARSIAGLLSGYEGSIRYQGEELAKSTRGRTELQRREIQYIFQSPFSSLNPRRTLGQSLLVPLEMASEYSAEERRERVRDALDAVQLGRQFYDRRPGDLSGGERQRAAIARALVNMPSVLVCDEITSALDVSVQANIISLLHTLQEERDLTVLFVTHNIALARHIASRVAVLNRGEIVDDGPVDEVLNNPTHAYTKELLANIPTL